A genome region from Chengkuizengella sp. SCS-71B includes the following:
- a CDS encoding LCP family protein, with the protein MKKKYIYILGAVLLIFTSSYFLKNTIKLMAFNWFFSQHLDDILEQSYEPLTYEGNILESDENVETNQINNPNLINFQLFPRQTQLKDKNETVYGTTIKNTEPFATLLLGEDARGKEQGRSDSMILSIIRPSDLKVLLLSIPRDTYVEIPGRRGKDKINHAFAFGGVKLAKDTVEHYFDISIQYYSKINFYGFKQLIDALGGVSLPIEKDLIKYTYSRAEIIVVGGKENYTGEEALNYAKFRSDSQGDFGRTERHQEVIIAILEEAKKLSNITKVFDVIEIVGENLKTDMKPNMIKELANLYLKSENPQIHTYTLKGIASNDNPQKIWYDHVSETEYTKVKTMIDDWLNSDTSEDELIEYFK; encoded by the coding sequence ATGAAAAAGAAGTATATTTATATATTAGGTGCAGTGTTGCTAATTTTCACTTCTAGTTATTTTCTAAAAAACACAATTAAACTTATGGCATTTAATTGGTTCTTTTCTCAACATCTTGATGACATACTAGAACAATCATATGAACCATTGACATATGAAGGAAATATTTTGGAGTCAGATGAAAACGTTGAAACGAACCAAATAAATAATCCAAATCTTATTAACTTTCAGCTGTTTCCAAGACAAACGCAATTAAAGGATAAAAATGAAACAGTATATGGTACAACAATTAAAAACACTGAACCTTTTGCGACATTACTATTAGGAGAAGATGCAAGGGGAAAAGAGCAAGGCAGATCAGACAGCATGATCCTGTCTATCATTAGACCATCTGATCTTAAAGTGTTGCTGCTATCTATACCTAGAGATACTTACGTAGAGATACCGGGTAGAAGAGGAAAAGATAAAATTAATCACGCATTTGCATTTGGTGGAGTGAAGCTTGCGAAAGATACAGTTGAACATTACTTTGATATCTCCATTCAATATTATTCTAAAATTAATTTTTATGGCTTTAAACAGCTTATTGATGCTCTGGGTGGAGTAAGCCTGCCAATTGAGAAAGATTTAATTAAATATACCTATTCACGAGCAGAGATTATCGTTGTTGGAGGTAAAGAGAATTACACTGGAGAAGAAGCATTAAATTATGCAAAATTTCGTTCAGATTCACAAGGTGATTTTGGAAGAACAGAACGACATCAAGAAGTTATTATAGCTATTTTAGAAGAAGCGAAAAAACTATCAAATATAACGAAAGTATTTGATGTCATCGAAATTGTAGGTGAAAACTTAAAAACAGATATGAAACCTAACATGATAAAAGAATTAGCTAACTTATATTTAAAATCAGAAAATCCACAAATTCACACATACACATTGAAAGGCATTGCTTCTAATGATAACCCTCAAAAAATTTGGTACGATCATGTTAGTGAAACAGAATATACCAAAGTAAAAACAATGATTGATGATTGGCTAAACTCAGATACCTCAGAAGATGAATTAATTGAATACTTTAAATAA
- the hmpA gene encoding NO-inducible flavohemoprotein, which produces MNQDTINIIKSTVPVLQEHGEEITSHFYKIMFSNHPELLNIFNHANQKQGRQQKALAGSVLAAAANIDNLEAILPIVKTIGHKHRSLGIKPEQYPIVGKHLLLAIKEVLGDAATDEILSAWEEAYGVIADVFISIEHQMYQDAKQLNGGWKDFRKFEVYKKVEESKVITSFYLRSEDGKSISSFQPGQYISVKMNIEGRENTHIRQYSLSDSSDKNYYRISVKRELGVENKPDGLVSNYLHDHVNEGDIVEISAPAGDFVLNSEHDFPIVLISGGVGLTPMISMLNTLIEKEPKRPVYFIHAAINSEFHAFRDHVQQLAAKHDQLKSLVCYQAPTEQDKQSNGFEKEGFIEMEWLKNILPSHQADFYFCGPVPFMKVIYKGLNKWGVDLQHIHYEFFGPKAEIEE; this is translated from the coding sequence ATGAATCAAGATACAATTAATATTATTAAATCAACAGTACCAGTATTGCAGGAACATGGAGAGGAAATTACAAGTCATTTCTATAAGATTATGTTTAGTAATCATCCTGAGTTATTAAACATTTTCAATCATGCCAATCAAAAACAAGGAAGACAACAAAAAGCCTTAGCTGGGTCTGTATTAGCCGCTGCTGCCAATATAGATAATTTAGAAGCCATTCTCCCTATAGTGAAAACAATAGGGCATAAACATCGAAGTTTAGGAATTAAACCCGAGCAATATCCGATTGTTGGTAAACACTTGTTATTAGCTATAAAAGAAGTCTTAGGAGATGCTGCTACTGATGAAATTTTGAGTGCATGGGAAGAGGCTTATGGAGTCATAGCTGATGTCTTTATTTCCATTGAACATCAAATGTACCAAGATGCAAAACAACTTAATGGCGGTTGGAAAGACTTTAGAAAGTTTGAGGTTTACAAAAAAGTTGAAGAGAGTAAGGTGATTACTTCTTTTTATTTACGGTCAGAGGATGGTAAATCTATTTCAAGCTTTCAACCTGGTCAATATATTAGTGTAAAAATGAATATAGAAGGGAGGGAAAATACGCATATCAGACAATACAGTTTATCTGATTCCTCAGATAAAAATTATTACAGAATCAGCGTAAAAAGAGAATTAGGGGTTGAAAATAAACCTGATGGTTTAGTGTCAAATTATTTGCATGATCATGTGAATGAAGGAGATATTGTGGAAATAAGTGCACCAGCAGGAGATTTTGTGTTAAATTCAGAACATGATTTTCCAATTGTTCTCATTAGTGGTGGAGTTGGTCTTACTCCTATGATTAGCATGTTAAATACGTTAATTGAAAAAGAACCAAAACGCCCAGTTTATTTTATTCATGCAGCAATTAATAGTGAGTTTCACGCTTTTAGAGATCATGTTCAGCAGCTTGCAGCAAAACATGATCAGTTAAAATCATTAGTTTGTTATCAAGCTCCTACTGAACAAGATAAACAATCTAATGGTTTTGAAAAAGAAGGTTTTATTGAAATGGAATGGTTGAAGAACATCTTACCTTCACATCAAGCTGATTTTTATTTCTGTGGACCAGTACCCTTTATGAAGGTTATATATAAAGGATTAAATAAGTGGGGAGTAGATTTACAACATATACATTATGAATTCTTTGGTCCAAAAGCAGAAATTGAGGAATAA
- a CDS encoding Rrf2 family transcriptional regulator: protein MRLTNYTDYTLRVLLYLATQPKDKISNIKEISETYGISNNHLMKVVYELGLLKLIHTIRGRGGGIKLASAPKDINIGWVVRQTENRSNIVECFDKENNSCIISPVCKLKNVLNEALNAFLEILDHYTLEDLLTNEPELKKILMNHSHE from the coding sequence ATGCGATTAACAAATTATACAGATTATACTTTAAGGGTCCTACTCTACTTAGCGACTCAACCTAAAGATAAAATAAGTAATATAAAGGAAATCTCTGAAACTTATGGAATCTCTAATAATCATTTAATGAAAGTAGTTTATGAATTAGGGTTGTTAAAATTGATCCATACCATTAGAGGAAGAGGTGGTGGAATTAAACTTGCTTCTGCTCCAAAAGATATCAATATTGGGTGGGTGGTAAGACAAACTGAGAATAGATCTAACATAGTAGAATGTTTCGATAAAGAAAATAATTCTTGTATTATAAGTCCAGTCTGCAAACTTAAAAATGTGTTAAACGAGGCGTTAAATGCATTTCTAGAAATATTAGATCACTATACATTAGAAGATCTATTAACTAATGAACCTGAATTGAAAAAAATATTAATGAATCACTCACATGAGTGA